A window from Microbacterium ginsengiterrae encodes these proteins:
- a CDS encoding phosphoenolpyruvate carboxylase → MTSEPTHTEAIRVIGRFEAGRGIPDEMRADVRMLGALLGQVLQECGSPGLFEDVERLRLATIQAYEEESAEAFERAAGIADSFSVARADEVARAFTCYFHLVNLAEEHQRVRVLRQRAGQPGREDAADTVAAAYAQLRREVGEDEARRRLAELRFHPVFTAHPTEARRRAVSTSIRRLSDLLTQNDAASDDGAEQRRARRRMLEEVDTLWRTAPLRAQKPSPTDEVRTVMSVFDETLFTTVPHVYRRIDDALRGEDSGASEPVVPAFVRVGSWVGGDRDGNPFVTASVTREAAQIASDHVLRGLERALDRIGRTLTLDAEGTPPSAAVTALWDAFSSSHPDAAAEIAARSPEEPHRRVVLSFARRVADTRTGADGGYPAPEALLEDLRAVQHSLAAAGAKRHAFGGVQHLIWQVETYGFHLTELEVRQHSQVHRQALAELEAGGERSDQTVEVLEVFHAIAEIQRTYGLRAAGRYVVSFTQSAEDLANVHRLARHALGDDAPVLDVVPLFETFADLQAAPEILAEVVQFPEFRARMAETGNRLEVMLGYSDSSKDVGPVAANLALYEAQEKIALWAKESGIALTLFHGRGGALGRGGGPANSAILAQPPHSVDGRFKLTEQGEVIFARYGEPAIAMRHIDQVAAATLLASSPGVEERTSGAAERFAEVAHTMDAASRARFFELVKADGFAPWFATVTPMEEIGLLALGSRPARRGLSVESLEDLRAIPWVFAWTQARINLAGWFGLGTALDAVGDEALLAEAYREWPLLRTMIDNVAMSLAKTDERIARRYLALGDRDDLAQLVLDELTLTREWVIRLTGGDGLLQNKPILQRAVALRSPYVDALSLLQLRALRELRAAASGSGADEEQRRLLLLSVSGVAAGLQNTG, encoded by the coding sequence ATGACTTCCGAGCCCACTCACACAGAGGCCATCCGCGTCATCGGCCGGTTCGAAGCCGGTCGCGGGATCCCCGACGAGATGCGCGCCGACGTCCGCATGCTCGGCGCTCTGCTCGGGCAGGTGCTGCAGGAATGCGGCAGCCCCGGGCTCTTCGAGGACGTCGAACGCCTGCGCCTGGCGACGATCCAGGCCTATGAGGAGGAGAGCGCCGAGGCCTTCGAGCGCGCGGCCGGGATCGCCGACTCCTTCTCGGTGGCCAGGGCCGACGAGGTCGCCCGCGCCTTCACCTGCTACTTCCACCTCGTGAACCTCGCCGAGGAGCACCAGCGCGTGCGCGTGCTCCGTCAGCGCGCAGGGCAGCCCGGCCGCGAGGATGCCGCGGACACCGTGGCCGCCGCATACGCGCAGCTGCGCCGAGAGGTCGGCGAGGACGAGGCCCGTCGCCGTCTGGCCGAGCTCCGGTTCCACCCGGTCTTCACCGCCCACCCCACCGAAGCACGCCGTCGCGCGGTCTCCACGAGCATCCGTCGCCTGTCGGACCTGCTGACCCAGAACGACGCGGCCAGCGACGACGGTGCGGAGCAGCGCCGCGCGCGCCGCCGGATGCTGGAGGAAGTCGACACGCTCTGGCGCACCGCTCCCCTGCGCGCCCAGAAGCCGTCGCCCACCGATGAGGTGCGCACGGTCATGTCCGTCTTCGACGAGACACTCTTCACGACGGTTCCCCACGTGTACCGCCGCATCGACGACGCCCTGCGCGGTGAGGACTCCGGCGCGAGCGAACCCGTCGTCCCCGCCTTCGTGCGGGTCGGCTCCTGGGTCGGCGGAGATCGCGACGGCAACCCGTTCGTGACCGCATCCGTCACGCGCGAAGCCGCACAGATCGCCTCCGACCACGTGCTGCGCGGACTCGAGCGCGCGCTGGACAGGATCGGGCGCACCCTCACCCTCGACGCCGAAGGCACTCCCCCGAGTGCCGCGGTCACCGCGCTGTGGGATGCGTTCTCCTCCTCGCACCCGGATGCCGCGGCCGAGATCGCCGCGCGCTCCCCTGAGGAGCCGCATCGACGCGTGGTGCTCTCCTTCGCGCGCCGGGTCGCCGACACGCGCACCGGCGCCGACGGCGGCTACCCCGCACCGGAAGCGCTGCTCGAGGACCTGCGCGCCGTGCAGCATTCCCTGGCGGCGGCTGGGGCCAAGCGCCACGCGTTCGGTGGCGTCCAGCATCTGATCTGGCAGGTCGAGACGTACGGGTTCCACCTGACGGAGCTCGAGGTGCGTCAGCACTCGCAGGTCCACCGGCAGGCGCTCGCTGAGCTGGAGGCGGGCGGCGAACGCAGCGATCAGACCGTCGAGGTCCTCGAGGTGTTCCACGCGATCGCCGAGATCCAGCGCACGTACGGCCTGCGCGCCGCCGGACGATACGTCGTCTCGTTCACGCAGTCCGCCGAGGACCTCGCGAACGTCCACCGTCTCGCCCGCCACGCACTCGGCGACGACGCGCCCGTCCTCGACGTCGTGCCGCTGTTCGAGACGTTCGCCGATCTGCAGGCCGCGCCCGAGATCCTCGCGGAGGTCGTGCAGTTCCCAGAATTCCGCGCGCGCATGGCGGAGACGGGCAACCGCCTCGAGGTCATGCTCGGGTACTCCGACTCGTCGAAGGACGTCGGGCCGGTCGCCGCCAACCTCGCCCTGTACGAGGCGCAGGAGAAGATCGCGCTGTGGGCGAAGGAATCCGGCATCGCGCTCACCCTCTTCCACGGCCGCGGCGGTGCGCTCGGCCGCGGCGGCGGGCCCGCCAACTCCGCCATCCTCGCCCAACCGCCGCACTCCGTCGACGGTCGTTTCAAGCTCACCGAGCAGGGCGAGGTCATCTTCGCCCGCTACGGTGAGCCCGCCATCGCGATGCGCCACATCGATCAGGTCGCCGCGGCGACCCTGCTGGCCTCTTCGCCCGGTGTCGAGGAGCGCACGAGCGGCGCGGCCGAGCGCTTCGCCGAGGTCGCGCACACGATGGATGCCGCCTCACGAGCACGATTCTTCGAGCTCGTGAAGGCCGACGGCTTCGCCCCGTGGTTCGCCACGGTCACCCCGATGGAGGAGATCGGGCTGCTCGCGCTGGGCTCCCGCCCCGCACGTCGCGGTCTCTCAGTCGAATCCCTGGAGGACCTCAGAGCGATCCCCTGGGTGTTCGCGTGGACCCAGGCGCGCATCAATCTCGCCGGCTGGTTCGGCCTGGGAACGGCGCTGGATGCCGTCGGCGATGAGGCGCTGCTTGCCGAGGCCTACCGCGAGTGGCCGCTGCTGCGCACCATGATCGACAACGTCGCCATGAGCTTGGCGAAGACCGACGAGCGGATCGCGCGACGCTACCTCGCACTCGGCGATCGTGACGATCTCGCGCAGCTCGTGCTCGACGAACTCACCCTCACCAGGGAATGGGTCATCCGCCTCACCGGCGGGGACGGCCTGCTGCAGAACAAGCCGATCCTGCAGCGCGCGGTCGCCCTGCGCAGCCCGTATGTGGATGCGCTGTCGCTGCTGCAGCTGCGCGCGTTGCGCGAGCTGCGTGCCGCGGCATCCGGATCGGGCGCCGACGAGGAACAGCGCCGCCTGCTGCTCCTGTCCGTCAGCGGAGTCGCCGCCGGTCTGCAGAACACCGGGTGA
- a CDS encoding gamma carbonic anhydrase family protein produces the protein MLYEHLGARPRIHDTAVIAPTAVISGDVVIGANCQVLHGAVITAEGGPITLGDHVIVMENALIRATAANAVHIGDHTLIGTLASIAGATVGDEVFFASGARVFNGSVIGPRCEVRVNAIVTRRAVLPERTVVPIGWVAAGDPVRLFSPDQAEEIAAAQPDLDFPGHVFGVDRDTPDLMVQLTERYGSSLARHAHDVQL, from the coding sequence ATGTTGTACGAGCACCTCGGGGCTCGGCCCCGCATCCATGACACGGCCGTCATCGCTCCCACCGCCGTCATCTCCGGCGACGTGGTGATCGGCGCGAACTGCCAGGTGCTGCACGGCGCGGTGATCACCGCGGAGGGCGGCCCCATCACGCTCGGCGACCACGTGATCGTCATGGAGAACGCGCTCATCCGTGCCACCGCCGCCAACGCGGTGCACATCGGTGACCACACCCTCATCGGAACCCTGGCGAGTATCGCGGGCGCGACGGTCGGCGACGAGGTGTTCTTCGCCTCCGGCGCGCGCGTGTTCAACGGTTCCGTCATCGGCCCGCGCTGCGAGGTGCGCGTCAACGCGATCGTGACCCGTCGGGCCGTGCTCCCGGAGCGCACCGTGGTGCCCATCGGGTGGGTGGCGGCCGGTGACCCCGTCCGGCTGTTCTCCCCGGATCAGGCCGAGGAGATCGCTGCCGCGCAGCCGGATCTCGACTTCCCCGGGCACGTTTTCGGCGTGGACCGCGACACCCCGGACCTCATGGTGCAGCTGACGGAGCGCTACGGCTCGTCGCTGGCCCGTCACGCGCACGACGTGCAGCTCTGA
- the gdhA gene encoding NADP-specific glutamate dehydrogenase — MTATLTDFHPLSDTVQPVFETVLQRSPNEPEFQQAVHEVLGTISPALEQHPEYVDGGILERIVEPERQIMFRVPWIDDAGKIQVNRGYRIQFSSVLGPYKGGLRFHPSVNLSIIKFLGFEQIFKNALTGQGIGGAKGGSDFDPHGRSDGEIMRFCQSFMSELYRHLGEHTDVPAGDIGVGAREIGYLFGSYRKITNRHESGMFTGKGTGWGGAEVRTEATGYGAVFFAQEMLAVHNETFAGKRVGISGSGNVAIYAIQKATQLGATAVTASDSSGYVVDDAGIDLDLLRQIKEVERARIVEYAKRRPSARFVEGGSVWDVPVDIAVPSATQNEVSLADAEALVANGVRAVSEGANMPCVPDAVAAFQNAGVLFAPGKAANAGGVATSALEMSQNASRQRWTFGDSENKLREIMRDIHTAAFDAAEKYGVPGDYVAGANIAGFQRVAAAMLAQGVI, encoded by the coding sequence GTGACCGCAACACTCACTGATTTCCATCCGCTCAGCGACACCGTCCAGCCCGTGTTCGAGACGGTGCTGCAGCGCAGCCCGAACGAGCCCGAGTTCCAGCAGGCCGTTCATGAGGTCCTCGGGACCATCTCGCCTGCCCTCGAGCAGCATCCGGAGTACGTCGACGGCGGCATCCTGGAACGCATCGTCGAACCGGAGCGGCAGATCATGTTCCGCGTGCCGTGGATCGACGACGCCGGCAAGATCCAGGTCAACCGCGGCTACCGCATCCAGTTCTCGTCGGTCCTCGGTCCGTACAAGGGCGGCCTGCGCTTCCACCCGTCGGTGAACCTGTCGATCATCAAGTTCCTCGGGTTCGAGCAGATCTTCAAGAACGCCCTCACCGGACAGGGCATCGGCGGCGCCAAGGGCGGTTCGGACTTCGACCCGCACGGCCGCAGCGACGGCGAGATCATGCGTTTCTGCCAGTCGTTCATGAGCGAGCTGTACCGGCACCTGGGCGAGCACACCGACGTTCCCGCAGGTGACATCGGCGTCGGTGCCCGCGAGATCGGCTACCTGTTCGGCTCCTACCGGAAGATCACGAACCGTCACGAGTCGGGCATGTTCACCGGCAAGGGCACCGGCTGGGGCGGCGCGGAGGTGCGCACCGAGGCCACGGGCTACGGCGCGGTGTTCTTCGCTCAGGAGATGCTCGCCGTGCACAACGAGACCTTCGCGGGCAAGCGCGTCGGCATCTCGGGCTCCGGCAACGTCGCGATCTACGCCATCCAGAAGGCCACACAGCTCGGGGCCACTGCGGTCACGGCATCCGACTCGTCCGGGTACGTCGTCGACGACGCCGGTATCGACCTGGATCTGCTCCGCCAGATCAAGGAGGTCGAGCGCGCTCGGATCGTCGAGTACGCCAAGCGCCGCCCGAGCGCACGGTTCGTCGAGGGCGGCAGCGTCTGGGACGTCCCGGTCGACATCGCCGTGCCATCGGCCACCCAGAACGAGGTCAGCCTCGCGGACGCGGAAGCCCTCGTCGCGAACGGCGTGCGCGCCGTCTCGGAGGGCGCGAACATGCCGTGCGTCCCGGATGCCGTCGCGGCGTTCCAGAACGCGGGCGTCCTGTTCGCCCCAGGCAAGGCGGCGAACGCCGGTGGTGTGGCGACCTCTGCCCTCGAGATGAGCCAGAACGCCTCGCGTCAGCGGTGGACGTTCGGCGACAGCGAGAACAAGCTCCGCGAGATCATGCGCGACATCCACACCGCGGCGTTCGACGCGGCGGAGAAGTACGGCGTCCCCGGCGACTACGTCGCAGGAGCCAACATCGCCGGCTTCCAGCGCGTGGCCGCGGCGATGCTCGCCCAGGGCGTCATCTGA
- a CDS encoding VOC family protein: MDTTTGLTGTHTVDGRPRSATSLTPFLAIPRAAEAIAFYRDVFGATVVDVTEMNGIVVHADLDFGLGLLQVGEPNPEYRLVAPPDGDDDCYSLGLYVPDVDAVLARAEDAGATVREPASTFVSGDRFASIRDPFGVRWSLMTRVEDLSPAESARRVAEWVASFSASAPHQASTD; encoded by the coding sequence ATGGACACCACGACAGGACTCACCGGCACGCACACCGTGGACGGCCGCCCTCGAAGCGCGACGTCGCTCACTCCCTTCCTCGCGATTCCACGAGCCGCGGAGGCCATCGCGTTCTACCGCGACGTGTTCGGCGCGACCGTCGTCGACGTGACCGAGATGAACGGCATCGTGGTGCACGCGGACCTCGACTTCGGGCTGGGTCTGCTTCAGGTCGGAGAGCCGAACCCCGAATACAGACTGGTCGCGCCGCCGGACGGCGACGACGATTGCTATTCCCTCGGCCTCTACGTGCCCGATGTCGATGCCGTCCTCGCCCGCGCCGAAGACGCCGGCGCGACCGTGCGGGAGCCGGCCTCGACGTTCGTCTCCGGCGATCGCTTCGCGAGCATCCGCGACCCGTTCGGCGTGCGCTGGTCCCTCATGACTCGTGTCGAGGATCTCTCGCCCGCGGAGAGCGCGCGCCGGGTGGCGGAGTGGGTGGCCTCGTTCTCGGCATCCGCACCGCACCAGGCGTCCACGGACTGA
- a CDS encoding PaaI family thioesterase, producing the protein MKITPRRLAIGMSLWIPNLFSGIRVRRYSDDWTHATVELHVNAFTRNFVGTAFGGSMSAMTDPYFFMLVMHQLGRDYVVWDTRGEIEFVKPGRGVLTAEFHVPTEKAAELRDRARGGRKVLEWFATEITDRDGDVVARVRREVYVREKRRVTEARGGAAPAA; encoded by the coding sequence ATGAAGATCACTCCGCGTCGTCTCGCGATCGGCATGAGCCTGTGGATCCCCAATCTGTTCAGCGGGATCCGCGTCCGCCGCTACAGCGATGACTGGACGCACGCGACCGTCGAGCTGCACGTCAACGCGTTCACCCGGAACTTCGTGGGCACGGCGTTCGGCGGCTCGATGTCGGCGATGACCGACCCCTACTTCTTCATGCTCGTGATGCACCAGCTCGGTCGGGACTACGTCGTATGGGACACCCGCGGCGAGATCGAGTTCGTCAAGCCGGGCCGCGGTGTCCTCACCGCGGAGTTCCACGTACCGACGGAGAAGGCCGCAGAGCTGCGCGACAGGGCTCGGGGCGGGAGGAAGGTCCTCGAGTGGTTCGCGACCGAGATCACCGACCGCGATGGCGATGTGGTCGCGCGGGTCCGAAGAGAGGTCTACGTCCGCGAGAAGCGGCGCGTCACCGAGGCGCGCGGAGGCGCCGCACCTGCCGCATGA
- a CDS encoding MazG family protein — translation MTDVDPLRAAADTMRAVRERCVWSQQITHRDLVPYLIEESHEVIDAVESGSRGDLREELGDLLWQVLFHSAIAAQDPDDPFDIDDVAETLTEKMVRRHPHVFGDAVARTPEEVLVHWNAAKAAEKRTRTSVLDGVPRGMPALALAQKLVGRAASVGAAPDAEGDAASPASEAELGDALLALVAQARENGWDAERALRERLRGLEEDVRTAESR, via the coding sequence ATGACCGATGTCGATCCGCTGCGGGCCGCCGCCGACACCATGCGGGCCGTGCGAGAGCGCTGCGTGTGGTCGCAGCAGATCACGCACCGCGACCTCGTCCCGTACCTCATCGAGGAGTCGCACGAGGTCATCGACGCCGTCGAGAGCGGCAGCAGAGGCGACCTGCGCGAGGAGCTGGGCGACCTGCTGTGGCAGGTGCTGTTCCACTCCGCCATCGCCGCGCAGGACCCCGACGATCCCTTCGACATCGACGACGTCGCCGAGACGCTGACCGAGAAGATGGTCCGACGGCATCCGCATGTCTTCGGGGATGCCGTCGCGCGCACCCCGGAAGAGGTCCTCGTGCACTGGAACGCCGCGAAGGCGGCGGAGAAGCGCACACGCACGAGCGTGCTCGACGGCGTCCCGCGGGGGATGCCGGCACTCGCGCTCGCGCAGAAGCTCGTCGGACGTGCGGCATCCGTCGGCGCTGCGCCTGATGCCGAGGGGGATGCCGCGTCCCCGGCATCCGAGGCCGAGCTCGGCGACGCGCTCCTCGCCCTGGTGGCACAGGCGCGCGAGAACGGCTGGGACGCCGAGCGCGCCCTCCGTGAGCGGCTGCGCGGGCTGGAGGAGGACGTCCGGACCGCCGAGTCCCGCTGA
- the nhaA gene encoding Na+/H+ antiporter NhaA, whose amino-acid sequence MSESHNLLRTQQFPAVLLLVAAALGILLANLPTFGPIDAVLGFHIAIPGTGIDLSVEHWISDGLLAIFFFVVAMELQYELTRGELDSFRKALQPAIAAAGGVVVPIVIYLIIAGGSATSSGWPIPTATDIAFALGVLAVFGKGLPSAVRVFLLALAILDDIIGIIFIAVLFAHDLNWLFLVLAVVGVVIFGILSRALPERRGWPVVVVMIIVGVLVWGLVLLSGIHATIAGVALGLAIAQSPSMRVRHVLEPWVNGAILPVFAFAAAFVVIPAVAPTDLSPAFFGIAVALPLGKIIGITLFGWIAVRIGARSKPSALKLTDLLAAGTLGGIGFTVSLLLSNLAFADDRAIRDQAILGVLVGSLIALILSAIIVSSRAAWHRRVTAASS is encoded by the coding sequence ATGTCTGAGTCCCATAATCTCCTGCGCACACAGCAGTTCCCGGCCGTCCTGCTCCTCGTGGCTGCGGCGCTGGGGATCCTGCTGGCCAACCTCCCCACGTTCGGACCGATCGACGCCGTACTCGGCTTCCACATCGCGATCCCCGGGACGGGCATCGATCTCTCGGTGGAGCACTGGATCTCGGACGGTCTGCTGGCGATCTTCTTCTTCGTCGTGGCGATGGAGCTGCAGTACGAACTCACACGCGGCGAGCTCGATTCGTTCCGCAAGGCGCTGCAGCCGGCGATCGCCGCGGCCGGCGGCGTGGTCGTGCCGATCGTGATCTACCTGATCATCGCCGGGGGCTCCGCAACGTCGAGCGGGTGGCCGATCCCCACCGCGACCGACATCGCGTTCGCCCTCGGAGTGCTCGCGGTGTTCGGGAAGGGGCTGCCCTCCGCGGTCCGCGTGTTCCTGCTCGCGCTCGCCATTCTCGACGACATCATCGGCATCATCTTCATCGCCGTGCTCTTCGCGCACGATCTCAACTGGCTCTTCCTCGTGCTCGCCGTCGTGGGCGTCGTCATCTTCGGAATCCTCTCCAGGGCGCTGCCGGAGCGCCGCGGTTGGCCGGTCGTCGTCGTGATGATCATCGTCGGCGTCCTCGTGTGGGGACTGGTGCTGCTTTCCGGCATCCACGCGACCATCGCGGGCGTCGCGCTCGGACTCGCCATCGCGCAGTCGCCTTCGATGCGGGTGCGCCATGTGCTCGAACCGTGGGTGAACGGGGCCATCCTGCCGGTGTTCGCCTTCGCCGCCGCGTTCGTCGTGATCCCGGCGGTCGCACCGACCGATCTCTCGCCGGCGTTCTTCGGCATCGCCGTCGCCCTGCCGCTGGGCAAGATCATCGGCATCACACTGTTCGGATGGATCGCGGTGCGGATCGGCGCGCGTTCGAAGCCGTCAGCGCTGAAATTGACGGATCTGCTCGCGGCGGGCACGCTCGGCGGCATCGGATTCACCGTCTCGCTGCTGCTGTCCAACCTCGCGTTCGCGGATGACAGGGCCATCAGGGATCAGGCGATCCTCGGGGTCCTGGTCGGCTCGCTGATCGCGCTCATCCTGTCGGCGATCATCGTGTCGTCGCGGGCCGCGTGGCACCGACGCGTCACGGCGGCGAGTTCCTGA
- a CDS encoding histidine--tRNA ligase, which produces MRDILPADKARRERLLSVIRERYLAHGFDEIETPVVEEYDRLHAGIGGDNEKLSYNILRRGLDADAIRAGAEDPKALSDLGLRYDLTVPLARFYASNRAQLPSVFRAIQIGPVWRAERPQKGRYRQFVQCDIDIMGDDSARAEAELMVASLDVIGALGLDGATIRVNDRRVLDWMLDSFGFGVEERPGVLITIDKLDKIGPDGIVAELRERGATASAVDAFDAYLRRPQTMEYNPFGERQIRKALPENAPDEIVAHLVGIGEAVAAGTGATDIPLVFDPFLVRGMGYYTGTIFELAHPSVSYSLGGGGRYDGMIGRFLGQQVPAVGFSLGFERLADLLGDEADADAQAIVLVHDADVPLAELIAHKAALLGHGRVRLERRVKNFKGLLERSAADGYTAFATVSAGMEPGSLELRPLG; this is translated from the coding sequence ATGCGCGACATCCTCCCCGCCGACAAGGCCCGCCGCGAGCGGCTCCTCTCCGTCATCCGCGAGCGCTATCTGGCGCACGGCTTCGACGAGATCGAGACGCCCGTCGTCGAGGAGTACGACCGTCTGCATGCCGGGATCGGCGGCGACAACGAGAAGCTCTCCTACAACATCCTCCGCCGCGGGCTGGATGCCGATGCGATCCGCGCCGGGGCCGAGGACCCCAAGGCCCTCAGCGATCTCGGGCTCCGCTACGACCTCACCGTCCCCCTCGCGCGCTTCTACGCCAGCAACCGCGCACAGCTGCCGTCGGTGTTCCGCGCGATCCAGATCGGTCCGGTCTGGCGTGCGGAGCGCCCGCAGAAGGGGCGGTACCGCCAGTTCGTGCAGTGCGACATCGACATCATGGGCGACGATTCCGCGCGTGCGGAGGCCGAGCTCATGGTCGCGTCGTTGGACGTCATCGGCGCCCTCGGCCTGGACGGTGCGACCATCCGTGTGAACGACCGCCGGGTCCTCGACTGGATGCTGGACTCCTTCGGTTTCGGGGTCGAGGAACGCCCCGGCGTGCTGATCACGATCGACAAGCTCGACAAGATCGGTCCGGATGGGATCGTCGCCGAGCTGCGCGAGCGGGGAGCCACGGCATCCGCCGTCGATGCGTTCGACGCCTATCTCCGTCGCCCGCAGACCATGGAGTACAACCCGTTCGGGGAGCGGCAGATCCGCAAGGCTCTGCCGGAGAACGCGCCGGACGAGATCGTCGCGCACCTCGTCGGCATCGGTGAGGCGGTCGCCGCCGGTACCGGGGCGACCGACATCCCGCTCGTGTTCGATCCGTTCCTCGTGCGCGGCATGGGGTACTACACCGGCACGATCTTCGAGCTCGCGCACCCGTCCGTGTCGTACTCGCTCGGTGGCGGCGGGCGCTACGACGGCATGATCGGCCGGTTCCTCGGCCAGCAGGTTCCCGCGGTCGGTTTCTCGCTCGGCTTCGAGCGCCTCGCCGACCTGCTCGGGGACGAGGCGGACGCCGACGCACAGGCCATCGTCCTCGTGCACGACGCCGATGTGCCTCTCGCGGAGCTCATCGCGCACAAGGCGGCCCTCCTCGGGCATGGTCGTGTGCGGCTCGAGCGGCGCGTGAAGAACTTCAAGGGGCTGCTGGAGCGCTCGGCGGCCGACGGCTACACCGCCTTCGCGACGGTCTCGGCCGGGATGGAGCCCGGCTCGCTGGAGCTTCGCCCGCTGGGCTGA
- a CDS encoding AraC family transcriptional regulator has product MVDRVVDVGRGVLYPSRMPRFHRLTPPQDAAKLVAWFWVPEWDIEPGRTSRQHVVAYPALNLVVQVDGVELVGPTTTATHRDLSGRGWAVGALLHPAAAATLAADPGALRDSSRTLDALDLHDGVLRAMESGGEGYRERAADAFSRWLIRRVGEIGPEARQANAMSEMLMGDDAVTRPEEAAARLAMSVRTLQRLCHRYVGLPPAAMIRRRRLQEAAQRIRDDPDASLSVIAAELGYVDQAHLTNDFRAVLGVTPRDYRTGAG; this is encoded by the coding sequence ATGGTCGATCGCGTGGTGGATGTCGGTCGTGGGGTGCTCTATCCGTCGCGGATGCCGCGGTTCCATCGGCTGACGCCTCCGCAGGATGCCGCGAAGCTGGTGGCCTGGTTCTGGGTGCCCGAGTGGGACATCGAGCCGGGTCGGACCTCCCGGCAGCACGTCGTCGCGTATCCGGCGCTGAACCTCGTCGTCCAGGTTGACGGGGTGGAACTGGTCGGGCCGACGACGACGGCGACGCATCGTGATCTCTCCGGGCGCGGCTGGGCGGTCGGCGCGCTGCTGCATCCGGCAGCGGCCGCGACCTTGGCGGCCGACCCCGGCGCGCTCCGCGACTCATCCAGAACTCTGGACGCCCTCGATCTTCACGACGGTGTCCTCCGTGCGATGGAATCGGGCGGAGAGGGGTACCGGGAGCGCGCGGCGGACGCGTTCTCGCGCTGGCTGATCCGACGGGTGGGCGAGATCGGGCCGGAGGCGCGCCAGGCGAACGCGATGTCCGAGATGCTCATGGGTGATGACGCCGTCACACGGCCGGAGGAAGCGGCGGCGCGGCTGGCGATGTCGGTTCGTACCCTGCAGCGTCTCTGCCACCGGTACGTCGGGCTGCCTCCGGCGGCGATGATCCGCCGTCGGCGTCTGCAGGAAGCCGCTCAACGGATCCGTGACGACCCTGACGCGAGCCTGTCGGTGATCGCCGCGGAGCTCGGATACGTCGACCAGGCGCATCTCACGAACGACTTCCGCGCTGTTCTCGGCGTCACCCCTCGGGACTATCGGACCGGCGCCGGCTGA
- a CDS encoding amino acid permease: protein MPLARRLTLADAVAIGLGSMIGAGVFSVWGPATAAAGSGLLIALAVAAIVAFCNAMASAQLAAAHPVAGGTYTYARIEIGPWWGFIAGWCFVIGKLASCAAMAMTFAAYAAPAGWEPLVAAGAVAALTTVNCLGVTRTALATRILVVISLLGLAVVVAVGFSSAPDASPTPLPDPTAYGVLQGAGLLFFAFAGYARIATMGEEVVNPAHTIPRAVVLALTGALVVYVLVALVVMTTLGGDVVTSSAPLAEVVEGAGLPALAPVVRVAAAAASLGALLALLTGVGRTTLAMARESDLPRFLRAVHPRWQVPHRAEIAAGLIVVAVVLVADLRGAIGFSSFGVLLYYLIANAAAFRQPASARRHPRALAVVGVLGCLLLVNTLPVVASLIGTGVVLVGVAYRMLRLRLSRRRSDSPEG, encoded by the coding sequence GTGCCTCTCGCTCGCAGACTGACACTCGCGGATGCCGTGGCCATCGGTCTCGGGTCGATGATCGGTGCCGGCGTGTTCTCGGTCTGGGGGCCGGCGACGGCTGCGGCGGGCTCCGGGCTGCTCATCGCCCTCGCAGTGGCCGCGATCGTCGCCTTCTGCAATGCCATGGCATCGGCGCAGCTCGCCGCCGCGCATCCCGTCGCCGGAGGCACCTACACCTACGCGCGCATCGAGATCGGTCCGTGGTGGGGGTTCATCGCCGGCTGGTGCTTCGTCATCGGCAAGCTCGCCAGTTGCGCGGCCATGGCGATGACGTTCGCGGCCTACGCCGCCCCCGCCGGGTGGGAACCACTCGTCGCCGCCGGCGCCGTCGCCGCCCTCACGACCGTCAACTGCCTGGGGGTCACCCGCACGGCGCTGGCGACCCGCATCCTCGTCGTCATCTCGCTGCTCGGTCTCGCGGTCGTCGTCGCCGTCGGGTTCTCCTCTGCACCTGACGCGTCGCCCACTCCCCTGCCCGATCCGACCGCGTACGGCGTGCTCCAGGGTGCCGGACTGCTGTTCTTCGCCTTCGCCGGGTACGCGCGGATCGCGACCATGGGCGAGGAGGTCGTGAACCCCGCGCACACGATTCCCCGCGCCGTCGTCCTCGCACTCACCGGCGCGCTGGTCGTGTACGTGCTCGTCGCGCTCGTCGTGATGACGACGCTCGGTGGGGACGTCGTCACCTCCTCCGCCCCCTTGGCGGAGGTCGTGGAGGGCGCAGGGCTCCCGGCGCTCGCTCCCGTCGTGCGCGTCGCCGCCGCCGCGGCATCCCTCGGCGCCCTGCTCGCGCTGCTCACCGGCGTCGGTCGCACGACGTTGGCGATGGCGAGGGAGTCCGATCTGCCGCGGTTCCTCCGCGCCGTCCACCCGCGGTGGCAGGTCCCCCACCGCGCGGAGATCGCGGCCGGGCTCATCGTCGTCGCGGTCGTGCTGGTGGCCGACCTGCGCGGGGCGATCGGATTCTCATCCTTCGGGGTGCTGCTGTACTACCTGATCGCGAACGCGGCGGCCTTCCGCCAGCCGGCATCCGCCCGCCGCCACCCGAGGGCGCTGGCGGTCGTCGGCGTGCTGGGATGCCTGCTCCTCGTGAACACGCTTCCGGTCGTCGCGTCGCTCATCGGGACCGGCGTCGTCCTCGTCGGCGTCGCGTATCGGATGCTGCGCCTGAGGCTCAGCCGGCGCCGGTCCGATAGTCCCGAGGGGTGA